The Gemella haemolysans genome includes a region encoding these proteins:
- a CDS encoding endonuclease/exonuclease/phosphatase family protein: protein MKLLTINVHSWLEENQLEKLNILAKTIVEKKYDVVAMQEVNQLINSADVYQGIKEDNFGKLLLDKIREYGEEGYSYYWTYSHIGFDKFEEGLAILAKGEVVAVEDFYCTAQQTVTSIESRKILKVDLKVNDEIVEFYSCHMNLPTCKGEDIDQNLSNLINYTDNKNLKVFMGDFNTDYFHQVDDYKRILDKGLYDTYELAEKKDGGVTVYKNISGWEDSMCQKKLDYVFINRKLDVKESFVIFNDENYPIISDHNGLEVTLAEK from the coding sequence ATGAAACTATTAACAATTAATGTACATAGTTGGTTAGAAGAAAATCAACTTGAAAAATTAAATATTTTGGCAAAAACTATTGTGGAAAAAAAATACGATGTTGTTGCTATGCAAGAAGTAAATCAATTGATTAATAGTGCGGATGTTTACCAAGGAATTAAAGAAGATAACTTCGGAAAATTATTACTAGATAAAATTAGAGAATATGGAGAAGAAGGATACAGTTATTACTGGACTTATTCTCACATAGGATTTGATAAATTCGAAGAAGGTTTAGCAATACTTGCTAAAGGTGAAGTTGTTGCCGTAGAGGACTTTTACTGTACGGCACAACAAACCGTAACTTCTATCGAATCGAGAAAAATTTTAAAAGTCGATCTTAAAGTAAATGATGAGATCGTAGAATTTTACAGTTGTCATATGAATTTGCCAACTTGTAAAGGGGAAGACATAGATCAAAATCTTAGCAACCTAATTAATTATACAGATAACAAGAACCTTAAAGTTTTCATGGGAGATTTCAATACAGATTATTTCCATCAAGTAGATGATTACAAGAGAATACTTGATAAAGGATTATATGATACATATGAATTAGCCGAGAAAAAAGACGGGGGAGTTACGGTATATAAAAATATAAGTGGTTGGGAAGATTCTATGTGTCAGAAAAAATTGGATTATGTATTTATTAATAGAAAATTAGACGTAAAAGAAAGTTTTGTTATATTTAATGATGAAAATTATCCAATTATTTCTGATCATAATGGCTTAGAAGTAACATTAGCAGAAAAATAA
- a CDS encoding alpha-glucoside-specific PTS transporter subunit IIBC produces the protein MLQKIQRFGGAMLMPSILFAFFGLVVGLTSILKNPNLVGSIAAEGTLWYNFWFVVEQGGWTIFNQMPVVFALGIPIGLAKKANGRAALEAFLIYMVYNYFINGFLTQFKFFGVDVTPALKLPTGITRIAGAITLDTSIIGSIVIASISVWIHNKYFDKKLPELLGIFQGSTFVILVGFLIMIPAAFLTALLWPKVQLGIAALQGFLKVSGVAGVFTYTFLERILIPTGLHHFIYGPFMFGPAVVENGITAYWVQHIQEFSQSSTPLKELFPQGGFSLHGNSKVFGLPAAALAMYVTAKDSKKKVVAGLLIPAALTGFLTGITEPIEFTFLFAAPMLFATHAVLGALMSATMYQFGVVGNFGSGLIDFLALNWLPMFKNHSSQMFVQIGIGLVFSVIYFLVFRFLILKFQLSTPGREAEDAETKLYSKQEYREKGKEAAKPEVKDDAATHDDQALIILEGLGGKDNIVDVTNCVTRLRVNVKDESLVKDDAFLKRSGALGVSRNGKAIQVIIGFSVGQVREAFEKELHK, from the coding sequence ATGTTACAAAAAATTCAGCGCTTTGGAGGCGCGATGTTAATGCCATCTATTTTATTCGCATTCTTCGGATTAGTAGTTGGATTAACTTCAATCTTAAAAAACCCTAACCTAGTAGGGAGCATCGCGGCAGAAGGTACTCTTTGGTACAACTTCTGGTTCGTAGTAGAGCAAGGAGGATGGACTATCTTTAACCAAATGCCAGTAGTATTCGCACTTGGTATTCCAATTGGTCTTGCTAAAAAAGCAAATGGTCGTGCAGCATTAGAAGCGTTCTTAATCTACATGGTTTATAACTACTTCATCAACGGATTCTTAACTCAATTCAAATTCTTTGGTGTAGATGTAACGCCTGCTCTTAAATTACCTACAGGTATTACAAGAATCGCTGGAGCAATTACTTTAGATACTTCAATCATCGGATCTATCGTTATTGCATCTATCTCAGTATGGATTCACAACAAATACTTCGACAAAAAACTTCCTGAATTATTAGGAATTTTCCAAGGGTCAACATTCGTAATCTTAGTAGGATTCTTAATCATGATTCCAGCTGCTTTCTTAACAGCTCTATTATGGCCAAAAGTTCAATTAGGAATTGCTGCTTTACAAGGATTCTTAAAAGTTTCTGGAGTTGCGGGAGTATTCACTTACACATTCCTAGAAAGAATTTTAATCCCAACAGGATTACACCACTTCATCTATGGACCATTCATGTTTGGACCAGCAGTAGTAGAAAATGGAATCACAGCTTACTGGGTACAACACATTCAAGAGTTCTCTCAAAGCTCAACTCCATTAAAAGAGTTATTCCCTCAAGGTGGATTCTCATTACACGGTAACTCAAAAGTATTTGGATTACCAGCAGCAGCTTTAGCTATGTATGTAACAGCTAAAGACAGCAAGAAAAAAGTTGTAGCAGGGTTATTAATCCCAGCAGCACTTACTGGTTTCTTAACAGGAATCACTGAACCAATCGAGTTCACATTCTTATTCGCAGCACCAATGTTATTTGCTACTCACGCAGTATTAGGTGCATTAATGTCAGCAACTATGTATCAATTTGGAGTTGTAGGTAACTTCGGAAGTGGATTAATCGACTTCTTAGCTCTTAACTGGTTACCAATGTTCAAAAACCACTCTTCACAAATGTTCGTTCAAATCGGAATTGGATTAGTATTCTCTGTAATCTACTTCTTAGTATTTAGATTCTTAATCCTTAAATTCCAATTAAGTACACCTGGACGTGAAGCTGAAGATGCTGAAACTAAACTTTACTCTAAACAAGAGTACCGTGAAAAAGGTAAAGAAGCAGCTAAACCAGAAGTTAAAGATGATGCAGCTACTCATGATGACCAAGCTCTTATCATTCTTGAAGGTTTAGGTGGTAAAGATAACATCGTAGACGTTACTAACTGTGTAACAAGATTACGTGTTAATGTTAAAGATGAAAGCCTAGTTAAAGATGATGCATTCTTAAAACGTTCTGGAGCTCTTGGAGTTTCTCGTAACGGTAAAGCTATTCAAGTAATCATCGGGTTCTCAGTAGGACAAGTTAGAGAAGCTTTCGAAAAAGAATTACACAAATAA
- a CDS encoding MetQ/NlpA family ABC transporter substrate-binding protein — MKKIISFIASLTALLLVLTACSSKTETKKEEKKEPVTVKVASHTSPMTDMLEMIKEDLKKDGYNLEIVKVSDNVQANVALNNKEVDANFFQHKPFMEQFNQKNNAHLVAVQPIYNATVAFYSKTIKDLKDLKDGADVAIPSDPTNLARALRLLDHAKVITLKDPNSFTVTEADIKDNPKHLKFTKVSLLNLNEAYNEKDLVFNYPTYISKLGLTPDKNGLALEKADDLTFAISLVAREDNKDDAKVQAVKKALASEKIKDYINKELKPKGHATPAF, encoded by the coding sequence ATGAAGAAAATAATTTCATTTATCGCTAGTCTAACAGCATTATTATTAGTTTTAACAGCTTGTTCAAGCAAAACTGAAACTAAAAAAGAAGAGAAGAAAGAACCTGTTACAGTAAAAGTAGCATCTCACACTTCTCCAATGACAGACATGTTAGAAATGATCAAAGAAGATCTTAAAAAAGACGGTTACAACTTAGAAATCGTTAAAGTTTCTGATAACGTTCAAGCAAACGTTGCATTAAACAATAAAGAAGTTGATGCTAACTTCTTCCAACACAAACCATTTATGGAACAATTTAACCAAAAAAATAATGCTCACCTTGTAGCTGTTCAACCAATTTACAACGCTACTGTAGCATTCTACTCAAAAACTATTAAAGATCTTAAAGATCTTAAAGACGGTGCTGATGTAGCTATTCCTTCAGATCCAACTAACCTAGCTCGCGCTTTACGTTTATTAGATCACGCTAAAGTTATTACTCTTAAAGATCCAAACAGCTTTACAGTAACTGAAGCAGATATCAAAGATAATCCAAAACACCTTAAATTCACTAAAGTAAGCTTACTAAACCTTAACGAAGCATACAATGAAAAAGATTTAGTATTTAACTACCCAACTTACATCTCTAAATTAGGATTAACTCCTGACAAAAACGGTCTTGCTCTTGAAAAAGCAGATGACTTAACATTCGCTATCTCACTTGTAGCTCGCGAAGATAACAAAGACGATGCTAAAGTTCAAGCAGTAAAAAAAGCATTAGCTAGTGAAAAAATTAAAGATTATATCAACAAAGAACTTAAACCAAAAGGACACGCTACTCCAGCGTTCTAA
- a CDS encoding MetQ/NlpA family ABC transporter substrate-binding protein produces MKKVLSIVASFLALVLVLTACSSKTSDKKEDKKENKTIKVAAHVPPFTDMLELVKEDLQKEGYTLEIVKVSDNVQANVALANKEIDANFFQHEPFMKQYNEKNKTNLVAVAKVYNSIPAFYSKTIKNIKDLKDGADVAIPSDASNMARALRLLAHGGLITLNDPNSYNVTVKDIKDNPKHLKFTEVGLLNLSDAYAEKDLVFNYPTYIAKLNLTPMKDGLLMEDKADFTYAGVLAAREDNKDDAKIQAVKKALTSQKVKDFLQKNYEGKATAAF; encoded by the coding sequence ATGAAGAAAGTATTATCTATTGTTGCTAGTTTTTTAGCTCTTGTGCTTGTGTTAACAGCATGTTCAAGTAAAACTAGCGATAAAAAAGAAGATAAAAAAGAAAACAAAACAATTAAAGTTGCTGCTCATGTCCCACCATTTACTGACATGTTAGAATTAGTTAAAGAAGATTTACAAAAAGAAGGATACACTCTTGAAATTGTAAAAGTATCTGATAACGTTCAAGCTAACGTTGCGTTAGCAAACAAAGAAATCGATGCTAACTTCTTCCAACACGAACCATTCATGAAACAGTACAACGAAAAAAATAAAACTAACTTAGTTGCTGTGGCGAAAGTTTATAATTCTATCCCAGCATTCTACTCAAAAACTATCAAAAACATTAAAGATCTTAAAGATGGTGCTGATGTAGCTATTCCATCTGATGCATCTAACATGGCTCGTGCATTAAGATTATTAGCTCACGGTGGATTAATTACATTAAATGATCCTAACAGCTATAACGTTACTGTAAAAGACATTAAAGATAATCCAAAACATCTTAAATTTACAGAAGTTGGTCTTTTAAACTTAAGTGATGCATATGCGGAAAAAGATTTAGTTTTCAACTATCCAACTTACATTGCTAAATTAAACCTTACACCAATGAAAGATGGACTTCTAATGGAAGACAAAGCTGACTTTACATACGCTGGTGTACTTGCTGCTCGTGAAGATAACAAAGACGATGCTAAAATTCAAGCAGTTAAAAAAGCTTTAACTAGTCAAAAAGTTAAAGACTTCTTACAAAAAAATTATGAAGGTAAAGCTACTGCAGCTTTCTAA
- a CDS encoding methionine ABC transporter permease, whose amino-acid sequence MIDLFKANYDGIMKAFWETNYMMIYSMLTVFFISLPLGIMLFAFSRDYLLKNRAVYEGLSISLNALRSVPFLIFVFILIPVNRFLFKTSFGNIAAILPLTLVGVSIYARFVEQALINVPKKIVDRAISMGATKIQIIRYFLLPATMDNLILSFTYTTISLLAYTTVMGVIGAGGLGEFAFRYGYQEYNYDLMYLIVIIFIIYVFIIQSIGYGLAKRFTNKKEK is encoded by the coding sequence ATGATTGATTTATTTAAAGCCAATTATGATGGTATTATGAAAGCATTTTGGGAAACTAACTATATGATGATTTACTCAATGTTAACAGTATTTTTCATTTCCCTGCCATTAGGTATTATGCTTTTTGCTTTCAGTCGTGATTATTTACTAAAAAATAGAGCAGTTTATGAAGGACTTAGTATTTCTCTTAATGCCCTACGTAGTGTTCCATTTCTAATATTTGTATTCATATTAATCCCTGTAAATAGATTTCTATTTAAAACATCATTTGGAAATATTGCAGCAATCTTGCCTCTTACACTTGTCGGTGTAAGTATTTATGCTCGATTTGTTGAACAAGCATTAATAAACGTTCCTAAAAAGATTGTAGATAGAGCTATAAGTATGGGAGCTACAAAAATTCAAATTATTAGATATTTCTTATTACCTGCCACAATGGATAACTTAATTTTATCATTCACCTATACTACTATTAGTTTATTAGCTTATACAACAGTAATGGGTGTAATTGGAGCCGGTGGTCTTGGAGAATTTGCCTTTAGATATGGGTACCAAGAATACAATTATGATCTAATGTATTTAATAGTAATAATATTTATTATATATGTATTTATTATTCAATCTATAGGTTATGGATTAGCTAAACGTTTTACAAACAAGAAGGAGAAATAG
- a CDS encoding ATP-binding cassette domain-containing protein has protein sequence MIVQLKNVSKQYKDANFKLENISFDINKKEVIGIIGRNGTGKSTILKMINGIVSYDSGDILYKNSSIKNMDPSTLRNTRKNLAYIFQHSNLIDNKSVYYHLSLVYKLNKVSVDKKKIDDILEFMNITRLKNSLCGSLSGGEQQKVAIAMALLQEPEVLLCDEISSALDTNSEKEIFALLNKLRTTTDISIVMISHSLSLLKNFCDRVVVIDDSTIKDIVIPNKNAKDDYDSNYYNYVKEFLLND, from the coding sequence ATGATAGTTCAATTAAAAAACGTATCAAAACAATATAAAGACGCTAACTTCAAACTAGAAAATATATCATTTGATATTAATAAAAAAGAAGTTATTGGAATTATCGGTAGAAATGGTACAGGTAAAAGTACAATTCTTAAAATGATAAACGGTATTGTTTCATATGATAGCGGAGATATTCTTTATAAAAACTCTTCTATTAAAAATATGGATCCAAGTACCCTTAGAAATACAAGAAAAAATCTAGCCTACATATTCCAACACTCTAATCTTATTGATAACAAAAGCGTATATTATCATTTGAGTTTAGTGTACAAATTAAATAAGGTTTCTGTTGATAAAAAGAAAATAGATGATATTCTCGAATTCATGAATATTACAAGACTTAAAAATAGTCTTTGTGGTAGCCTAAGTGGTGGAGAACAACAAAAAGTTGCTATCGCTATGGCACTGCTACAAGAACCAGAAGTTCTACTTTGCGATGAAATCAGTTCAGCATTAGACACTAATAGTGAAAAAGAAATATTTGCACTATTAAATAAATTGCGTACAACAACTGACATTTCAATAGTTATGATTTCTCACAGCTTATCATTACTTAAGAACTTTTGTGATCGAGTAGTAGTTATCGATGATTCTACAATAAAAGATATTGTCATACCTAATAAAAATGCAAAAGACGATTACGATAGTAATTACTATAACTACGTAAAGGAGTTTTTATTAAATGATTGA
- a CDS encoding LacI family DNA-binding transcriptional regulator: MKKLTIVDIAKMAGVGTTTVSRYFNGGNLKKETHERIKEIVDKYNYTPNTFAKALKSTDSKIIGVIVPCLHSFVSGNTLKYLDKELKENNYETLIMNANFDENKQLEYIKKLARMNVDGIILLPTTMSKTYEDTIKSVDVPVVMLGQEGEYTYSVEYNDFNAARDLTNYVLASGHKKIAYLGVSEDDIAVGYYRKLGVVRTLEKYGLSPKNILISNFGMEEAYDVVKENIEQLKADSCLICATDNLAYGAMKALEEEGLSVGENYSVAAFGDYTSSALLKSPLTTIKFDLKDAAKQTVSMLLNVIKKEETAMKLLIGYDLKTRNSVVDLNKYGE; the protein is encoded by the coding sequence ATGAAGAAACTGACAATAGTAGATATAGCAAAAATGGCTGGAGTAGGTACTACTACTGTCTCTAGATATTTTAATGGTGGAAATTTAAAAAAAGAAACTCATGAGAGAATTAAAGAAATAGTTGATAAATACAATTATACGCCGAATACTTTTGCCAAGGCGTTAAAAAGTACGGATAGTAAAATTATTGGTGTGATAGTACCATGTTTACATTCTTTTGTAAGTGGAAATACTTTAAAATATCTAGATAAAGAATTAAAAGAAAATAATTATGAAACACTAATAATGAATGCTAATTTTGATGAAAACAAACAATTGGAATATATTAAGAAATTAGCGAGGATGAACGTTGATGGGATAATTTTATTACCAACAACGATGAGCAAAACGTATGAAGATACAATAAAATCTGTAGATGTTCCTGTTGTAATGCTAGGGCAAGAAGGGGAATATACTTATAGTGTTGAATATAATGATTTCAATGCTGCTAGAGATTTAACAAATTATGTTCTAGCTAGTGGACATAAGAAAATTGCTTACTTAGGGGTAAGTGAAGATGATATTGCTGTAGGTTACTATAGAAAATTAGGGGTAGTAAGAACTTTAGAAAAGTATGGTTTAAGTCCTAAAAATATACTTATCAGTAATTTTGGTATGGAAGAAGCATACGATGTTGTAAAAGAAAATATAGAACAGTTGAAGGCTGACAGTTGTTTGATTTGTGCTACTGACAATCTAGCTTATGGTGCTATGAAGGCTCTTGAAGAAGAAGGTTTAAGTGTTGGTGAAAATTATTCAGTTGCTGCGTTTGGGGATTACACTTCATCTGCTTTATTAAAATCCCCATTAACAACTATAAAATTTGATTTAAAAGATGCAGCGAAGCAAACAGTTAGCATGTTACTTAATGTTATAAAAAAAGAAGAGACAGCTATGAAACTATTAATTGGTTATGATTTGAAAACAAGAAATAGTGTAGTTGATTTAAATAAATATGGAGAATAA
- a CDS encoding Cof-type HAD-IIB family hydrolase, with protein sequence MTNIKAIFFDIDGTIRSFKTKTIPENTANTLRKLKEKGIKIFIATGRAPFHTTFLNDLLDFKFDGYITINGQYCYLESGEVLNDKILSKEDIKNVLPYFKENNIACDFALLDGAFMNLKNSRVKWLEDELGDPERFKEDPLAYDKAVSEKIYQLNVFVSEEEEAGFLAYMPNSKAARWTTHFTDIIPKDGGKNTGIDAIISYFGIKLEETMAFGDGGNDIDMLKHAGIGIAMENAGDNVKEIADYITTSVDDDGITHALKHFNVL encoded by the coding sequence ATGACGAATATAAAAGCGATTTTTTTTGATATTGATGGAACGATAAGAAGTTTTAAAACTAAAACTATTCCGGAAAACACTGCAAATACTTTAAGAAAGTTAAAAGAAAAAGGAATTAAAATTTTTATAGCAACAGGAAGAGCACCATTTCATACGACATTTTTAAATGATTTGTTAGATTTTAAATTTGATGGATATATTACAATAAATGGACAGTATTGTTATTTAGAATCTGGAGAAGTTTTAAATGATAAGATTTTATCAAAAGAGGATATAAAAAATGTCCTTCCTTATTTTAAGGAGAATAATATAGCTTGTGATTTTGCTTTATTAGATGGAGCTTTCATGAATCTGAAAAACTCAAGAGTTAAATGGTTGGAAGATGAATTGGGAGATCCAGAAAGATTTAAAGAAGATCCACTAGCTTACGATAAGGCTGTTAGTGAAAAAATATATCAACTTAATGTATTTGTCTCTGAAGAGGAAGAAGCGGGATTCTTAGCTTATATGCCTAATTCAAAAGCAGCACGTTGGACAACTCATTTTACAGATATAATTCCAAAAGATGGTGGAAAAAATACTGGAATTGATGCGATTATTTCTTATTTTGGTATTAAATTAGAAGAAACTATGGCTTTTGGTGATGGTGGAAATGATATAGATATGTTAAAACATGCAGGAATTGGTATCGCAATGGAAAATGCAGGTGATAATGTTAAAGAAATAGCTGATTACATTACAACTAGTGTAGATGATGATGGAATTACTCATGCTCTAAAGCATTTTAATGTATTATAA